From Cryobacterium sp. GrIS_2_6:
GCTCGGCCTGACCGTCGGCCTGATCGAGAAGGGAAAACTCGGCGGCACCTGCCTTCACGTCGGGTGCATCCCGACGAAGGCCCTTCTGCACTCGGCCGAGGTCGCCGACGTGAGCAGGGAGGCCGCCAAGTACGGCGTGAAGACCCAGTTCGAGGGCATCGACATGGCGTCCGTCACGGCCTTCCGGGAGGGAATCGTCGCGTCCAAGTACAAAGGCCTCCAGAGCCTGATCAAGGCACGCGGCATCACCGTCATCCAGGGCGAAGGCCGCCTCGTGGCGCCGAACACCGTCCAGGTCGGCGACGACCGCATCGTCGGCAAGAACGTCGTCCTCGCAACGGGCTCATACTCGCGGTCCCTCCCCGGCCTCGAGATCGGCGGCCGCGTCATCACGAGTGAGCAGGCCCTCGAGCTGAACTTCGTCCCGAACAAGGTCGCCGTCCTCGGTGGCGGCGTCATCGGAGTCGAATTCGCGAGCGTCTGGAAGTCCTTCGGTGCAGACGTGACCATCATCGAGGCGCTGCCGCACCTCGTCCCGAACGAAGAGGAATCGGTCTCCAAGCAGCTCGAGCGCGCCTTCCGCAAGCGCGGGATCGAGTACTCACTCGGGGTCCGTTTCCAGAGCGTGACCCAGCACGAGAACGGCGTCGTCATCACCCTCGAGAACGGCTCGACCGTCGAGGCCGAGATCCTGCTCGTCGCGGTCGGACGCGGCCCCGTCACAGCCGGTCTCGGCTTCGACGAGGTCGGCGTGGCGATGGATCGCGGTTTCGTCCTCACCGACGAGCGCCTTGCCACGAACATCCCGGGCGTCTACGCCGTCGGCGACATCGTTCCCGGCCTCCAGCTCGCGCACCGCGGCTTCCAGCAGGGCATCTTCGTCGCAGAGGAGATCGCCGGCCTGAACCCGATCATCGTCGAAGACCTGAACATCCCGAAGGTCACGTACTGCGACCCCGAGATCGCGTCCGTCGGCTACTCCGAGGCGAAGGCCTCCGCGAAGTTCGGCGCCGACCAGGTCTCGTCCTACGAGTACAACCTCGGCGGCAACGGCAAGAGCTCGATCCTCGGCACGAGCGGTTCGATCAAGGTCGTCCGGGTCAACGACGGCCCGATCGTCGGCATCCACATGATCGGCGCGCGCGTCGGCGAGCTCATCGGCGAAGGCCAGCTCGTCGTGAACTGGGAGGCGTACCCGGAGGACATCGCCCCGTTCCTGCACGCGCACCCGACCCAGAACGAAGCGCTCGGCGAGGCATTCCTGGCCCTGGCCGGGAAGCCCCTCCACGCGATGTAGCCGTTTCCCGGCTACCGACCGTCTATAAGCTAAGTACAGATCACATAATGGTTTTGAAGGAGACAAACGCATGAGCGAATCCGTTAGCCTTCCGGCACTCGGTGAGAGTGTCACAGAGGGTACGGTTACCCGCTGGCTGAAGAACGTGGGCGACCGCGTCGAGGTCGACGAGCCCCTGTTGGAAGTATCGACCGACAAGGTGGACACGGAGATCCCGTCCCCCGTTGCCGGCATCATCGAAGCGATCCTTGTTCAGGAGGACGAAACCGTCGAGGTGGGTACCGCCCTGGTCCTGATCGGTGACGGTTCGGCCGCCGCGGCTCCCGCCCCTGTCGCGGCTCCCGTCGTCGAGGCCCCGGCCGTACCGGCCGACCCCGCACCGGCAGCACCGGCAGCACCCGCACCGGCCGCAGCCCCGGTGTACGCACCCGCGCCGGTCGCGGCACCCGTCGCACCGCCCGTCGCCCAGCCGGTCTACGCCCCGGTTCCCGTCGCAGCTCCGGCACCGGTCTTTGCGCCGGTTCCCGTTGCGGCTCCGGCAGCGGTCGCAGCACCGGCACCCGTCGTGGCAGAGCCCGCCGTCTCCCGTGGCTCCCACGCGGGCACCTCCGGCTACGTGACCCCGATCGTCCGCAAGCTTGCGAACGAGGCCGGCGTCGACCTGTCCAGCGTCACCGGAACCGGTGTCGGCGGACGTATCCGTAAGCAGGACATCACGGCAGCCATCCCGGCCGCCGGCGCCGAGGCATCCGCCCCGGGATTCGAGGTCTCGCCGCTGCGCGGAACCTCCAAGCCGATGTCCCGGCTCCGCAAGGTCGTCGCCGAGCGCGCCGTCATCTCGATGCAGTCGTCGGCCCAGCTGACGACCGTTGTCGAGGTCGACGTCACGCGCGTCGCGATCTTCCGCGACAAGGTCAAGGCGTCCTTCTTTGAGAAGACCGGCAACAAGCTCTCCTTCCTGCCGTTCTTCGCCCTCGCCGCCGCAGAAGCACTCCAGGCGAACCCGATCATCAACGCCACGATCGACGGCGACACGATCGTTTACCCGGCACAGGAGAACATCAGCATCGCGGTCGACACCGAGCGCGGTCTGCTGACCCCGGTCGTGCGCAACGCCGGCGAACTCGACCTCGCCGGATTCGCGGCCCAGATCGCCGACCTCGCCCAGCGCACGAGGGACAACAAGCTCAAGCCCGACGAGCTGTCCGGTGGCACCTTCACGCTGACCAACACCGGTTCGCGCGGGGCACTGTTCGACACCCCCGTCGTGTTCCTGCCGCAGAGCGCGATCCTCGGAACGGGCGTCGTCTACAAGAAGCCGCTCGTCGTGACGAGCGGTGGCCTCGACGCCATCGCGATCCGCTCCTCGGTCTACTTGGCGTTGTCCTACGACCACCGCATCATCGATGGCGCGGATGCCTCACGCTTCCTCGTCACGATGAAGCAGCGTCTCGAGGCGGGCGATTTCGAAGCCAACCTCGGCATCTGAGTCAGCCAGCCGGCACGTTCTGCTAGCCGGCACCGAAGAACTCGCGTAATCGCCAACCGGCCTCGCCCTTGACCACAAGGACGGAGGCCGGTTTGTCGTTTCCGGGTGCCGCTCCGCCGACGGACAGGGCCACCAGCGCGAGATTGCCGATCCGGTCGACGACCGTCGGTACAGAACCGTCAACGGTCGGGGCGCTGTTGTCGTGCGGATATCCCGTCGCGCTGCCCGTCGCACCGTCCGGCGCGTGCCCGATCAGGGCGCTGGTCCCTGCCAGTGCCGG
This genomic window contains:
- the lpdA gene encoding dihydrolipoyl dehydrogenase yields the protein MSEQNFDLVVLGGGSGGYAAALRAVQLGLTVGLIEKGKLGGTCLHVGCIPTKALLHSAEVADVSREAAKYGVKTQFEGIDMASVTAFREGIVASKYKGLQSLIKARGITVIQGEGRLVAPNTVQVGDDRIVGKNVVLATGSYSRSLPGLEIGGRVITSEQALELNFVPNKVAVLGGGVIGVEFASVWKSFGADVTIIEALPHLVPNEEESVSKQLERAFRKRGIEYSLGVRFQSVTQHENGVVITLENGSTVEAEILLVAVGRGPVTAGLGFDEVGVAMDRGFVLTDERLATNIPGVYAVGDIVPGLQLAHRGFQQGIFVAEEIAGLNPIIVEDLNIPKVTYCDPEIASVGYSEAKASAKFGADQVSSYEYNLGGNGKSSILGTSGSIKVVRVNDGPIVGIHMIGARVGELIGEGQLVVNWEAYPEDIAPFLHAHPTQNEALGEAFLALAGKPLHAM
- a CDS encoding 2-oxo acid dehydrogenase subunit E2, with amino-acid sequence MSESVSLPALGESVTEGTVTRWLKNVGDRVEVDEPLLEVSTDKVDTEIPSPVAGIIEAILVQEDETVEVGTALVLIGDGSAAAAPAPVAAPVVEAPAVPADPAPAAPAAPAPAAAPVYAPAPVAAPVAPPVAQPVYAPVPVAAPAPVFAPVPVAAPAAVAAPAPVVAEPAVSRGSHAGTSGYVTPIVRKLANEAGVDLSSVTGTGVGGRIRKQDITAAIPAAGAEASAPGFEVSPLRGTSKPMSRLRKVVAERAVISMQSSAQLTTVVEVDVTRVAIFRDKVKASFFEKTGNKLSFLPFFALAAAEALQANPIINATIDGDTIVYPAQENISIAVDTERGLLTPVVRNAGELDLAGFAAQIADLAQRTRDNKLKPDELSGGTFTLTNTGSRGALFDTPVVFLPQSAILGTGVVYKKPLVVTSGGLDAIAIRSSVYLALSYDHRIIDGADASRFLVTMKQRLEAGDFEANLGI